A single Campylobacter hyointestinalis subsp. hyointestinalis DNA region contains:
- a CDS encoding SLC13 family permease — protein MINQNTLGKQISQDTDQNESLLPSIKHNRKSKIIKLYVSIALAMIVWFLPRSIFPFEVTIVEQRVAAIFVLAACLWITEAIAIWTTSVMVIVLMHLSVSTSSFKFFMPPKDASSQILNQYGTFIYYKDIMATFADPIIMLFMGGFILAIAASKYKLDVGLAKALLKPFGTNSQMVLLGFIIMTAFFSMFMSNTATAAMMLAILSPVLISLPSDGKGKISLALAIPIAANVGGIGTPIGTPPNAIAIKYITEKLGTDVSFLGWMMVMVPIMLIILLFSWWILKTLFPFKQKEIKIQIQSGFEKSSKAYIVYGTFALTILLWITDKITGVNANVVALIPFGIFAVTGVITKQDLKLIDWDVLWLVAGGFALGVGLNETGLAQNLVQHIPFDSWPAMLMMIGAGLLCCLMSTFMSNTATAALLIPILAAAGTSMKDSLDALGGIPALLIGLALSASLAMALPISTPPNALAYAKGFIRQKDMATVGIIIGVFGMIVGYFILIMLGKFGLLSF, from the coding sequence ATGATAAATCAAAATACGCTAGGCAAGCAAATTTCGCAAGATACGGATCAAAACGAAAGTCTTTTGCCAAGTATAAAACACAATAGAAAAAGCAAGATCATCAAACTTTATGTGAGCATAGCTCTTGCGATGATAGTTTGGTTTTTACCTAGGTCGATTTTTCCTTTTGAAGTAACGATAGTAGAACAAAGAGTTGCGGCGATATTTGTTTTAGCGGCTTGTCTTTGGATCACAGAAGCTATTGCCATCTGGACAACTTCTGTTATGGTTATAGTTCTTATGCATTTAAGCGTTTCTACTAGTAGTTTTAAATTTTTTATGCCCCCAAAAGACGCTTCTAGCCAAATTTTAAATCAATACGGTACTTTTATTTATTACAAAGACATTATGGCGACGTTTGCTGATCCTATCATTATGCTTTTTATGGGCGGTTTTATCCTTGCGATCGCAGCTTCAAAATACAAGCTTGACGTAGGGCTTGCAAAAGCACTTTTAAAACCGTTTGGAACCAACTCACAAATGGTTCTTTTAGGTTTTATCATTATGACAGCATTTTTTTCTATGTTTATGAGCAACACTGCAACTGCAGCGATGATGCTTGCGATACTCTCGCCTGTTTTGATCTCGCTTCCATCTGATGGTAAAGGTAAGATAAGCCTAGCTCTTGCTATCCCTATAGCCGCAAACGTCGGCGGTATCGGTACTCCTATCGGAACACCGCCAAATGCGATAGCTATCAAATACATAACAGAAAAATTAGGTACCGATGTAAGCTTTTTAGGCTGGATGATGGTTATGGTGCCAATTATGCTTATAATCTTACTATTTTCATGGTGGATTTTAAAAACGTTATTTCCTTTTAAACAAAAAGAGATAAAAATTCAGATACAAAGTGGATTTGAAAAGTCTTCAAAAGCTTATATCGTTTATGGGACTTTTGCACTAACCATACTTCTTTGGATAACAGATAAAATAACAGGCGTAAATGCAAACGTCGTAGCACTCATACCATTTGGTATCTTTGCAGTTACTGGAGTTATCACAAAGCAAGACTTAAAGCTCATAGACTGGGACGTGCTTTGGCTAGTAGCAGGCGGATTTGCTCTTGGAGTAGGGCTGAATGAAACTGGACTTGCCCAAAATTTAGTACAGCACATACCGTTTGACTCATGGCCTGCGATGCTGATGATGATAGGAGCAGGGCTTTTATGCTGTCTTATGTCTACTTTTATGTCAAATACTGCAACGGCGGCACTTTTGATACCTATATTAGCAGCAGCAGGAACTAGTATGAAAGATAGCCTTGACGCATTAGGTGGAATTCCTGCTTTGCTTATCGGTTTGGCTCTTTCAGCTTCTTTAGCTATGGCGCTTCCTATAAGCACTCCGCCAAATGCTTTAGCTTACGCAAAAGGCTTTATCAGACAAAAAGATATGGCAACAGTAGGTATAATAATCGGTGTTTTTGGTATGATAGTAGGCTACTTCATCTTGATAATGCTCGGTAAATTTGGATTATTATCGTTTTAG
- a CDS encoding MATE family efflux transporter, with amino-acid sequence MDFKPTKLFIKYAFPNMISTAFISFYFTVDTIFVGQMIGTKALGAMGLTMPFIMISFALIDMIAVGSSVQIALRLGSGRFKQACGIFSFSLMSVFIFSCFVFLFGIFFIEPITNYLIYDKELAVLASQYTKVFALFCPVIMLCFMLDNYLRICKKPMYSMCVNIFVAFVNVVLDYIFIVVLGWGLFSAALATCIGLSLGTLLGFAPFVFGNLELKLSKAFINLKIIKNIIYNGSSEFLTNISTSLFVIVANALLLDIAGVQGVAILEVIFAINSLMASLIFSMCDGISPLVTYYYGAKNLKFVMALFWRTFIGSMMIGVIIMSIVFFGGDLMISFFSRDSDFITASKEALIIFSPIYLCSWFIVFANSFFTALNKPACSLAISLSANLLLPLPFLFALSSFFNVNGVWLTPFAANFCAVWLAVYFLKKTIKGLN; translated from the coding sequence ATGGACTTTAAACCTACAAAATTATTTATAAAATACGCTTTTCCAAATATGATAAGTACTGCTTTCATATCATTTTATTTTACGGTAGATACTATATTTGTCGGGCAGATGATAGGCACAAAAGCACTTGGTGCTATGGGGCTTACTATGCCTTTTATAATGATAAGCTTTGCACTCATAGATATGATAGCAGTAGGCTCATCCGTACAAATAGCGCTGCGCCTTGGAAGCGGTAGATTTAAGCAAGCTTGTGGGATATTTAGCTTTAGTTTGATGTCAGTTTTTATCTTTTCGTGTTTTGTGTTTTTATTTGGTATTTTCTTTATAGAACCGATTACTAATTACTTGATATACGATAAAGAATTAGCAGTTCTTGCTTCGCAATACACCAAAGTTTTTGCACTGTTTTGCCCTGTCATAATGCTATGCTTTATGCTAGATAATTACCTTAGAATTTGCAAAAAGCCTATGTATAGTATGTGTGTAAATATCTTTGTAGCATTTGTAAATGTTGTACTTGATTATATTTTTATAGTAGTTTTAGGTTGGGGACTTTTTAGTGCTGCTTTGGCTACTTGTATTGGACTTAGTTTAGGAACTTTGCTCGGATTTGCACCGTTTGTATTTGGAAACTTAGAGCTAAAACTAAGCAAAGCGTTTATAAATTTAAAAATTATAAAAAACATAATATACAACGGAAGCTCCGAGTTCTTGACAAATATCTCAACATCACTCTTTGTCATCGTAGCAAACGCTTTACTGCTAGATATCGCAGGAGTACAGGGCGTGGCGATACTTGAGGTAATTTTTGCTATAAATAGCCTTATGGCATCATTGATATTTAGTATGTGCGACGGCATTAGCCCACTTGTTACTTACTACTATGGCGCGAAAAATTTAAAATTCGTAATGGCTCTGTTTTGGCGTACATTTATAGGATCTATGATGATTGGGGTGATCATTATGAGCATAGTATTTTTTGGCGGAGATCTTATGATATCGTTTTTCAGTAGAGATAGCGATTTTATCACAGCTAGCAAAGAAGCTTTGATCATTTTTTCACCGATTTATCTATGTTCGTGGTTTATCGTATTTGCCAACTCGTTTTTCACGGCTTTAAATAAACCTGCTTGTTCTCTTGCCATATCTTTAAGCGCAAATTTATTACTGCCTTTACCATTTTTGTTTGCATTGTCAAGTTTTTTTAATGTAAATGGAGTATGGCTAACTCCTTTTGCGGCTAATTTTTGCGCTGTTTGGCTGGCTGTATATTTTTTAAAAAAGACGATTAAAGGTCTAAATTAG
- a CDS encoding RNA degradosome polyphosphate kinase, translated as MENRDIFINRELSWLRFNSRVLAQCEKDLPLLEKLKFIAIYYTNLDEFYMIRIAGLKQLFAAGVVVSGNDEMTPLDQLREIRKYLKDEQQILEDYYKDTVSKLAKAGLYIKKYEDLDSDIKLRADEYFFSNILPVIVPIAVDATHPFPHLNNLSFGLAVKLCDDAHPEIIKFGMIRISRVLPRFYNAGDGIYVPIESIVHRHAEEIFPGYKLLASCAFRVTRNADMVIEEEEADDFMMILEQGLKLRRKGAFVRLQIEKDPDPEILEFLNLHMKIFYKDIYEYSIPLTLGALWQIIGDKEFSNLLLPQYTPKTLPPFGQNVSMFDAIDKEDVLLFHPYESFDPVTQFIKEAAKDPKVISIRMTLYRVEKNSSIIQALIDAASDGKQVTVMVELKARFDEENNLHWAKALENAGAHVIYGITGFKVHAKVSQVIRQIGDKLKFYMHLGTGNYNGSSAKIYTDVSYFTSREDFAKDTTTFFHILSGFSKNRRLNSLSMSPMQIKERVIDMIKNEAKMGGEGKIIAKMNALVDSDVIKELYNASKAGVQIDLIIRGICCLRPGVAGISENIRVRSIIGKYLEHARIFYFKHASPKFYISSADWMPRNLERRLELMTPIYEPMLQDKLNEILRLQLSDNELAYELGSDGEYTSVIKKDNEKELNNHEFFENHLNRVFKTLKKDSDQDKAQILASKLFKES; from the coding sequence ATGGAAAACAGAGATATTTTTATCAATCGCGAACTATCTTGGCTAAGATTTAATTCGCGCGTACTAGCTCAATGCGAAAAAGATCTTCCGCTACTTGAAAAGCTCAAGTTTATAGCTATTTATTATACAAATTTAGACGAATTTTATATGATCAGAATAGCTGGACTAAAGCAACTTTTTGCCGCTGGGGTCGTAGTAAGCGGAAATGATGAAATGACTCCGCTTGATCAGCTAAGAGAGATAAGAAAATACCTAAAAGATGAGCAACAAATTTTAGAAGATTACTATAAAGATACTGTTTCAAAACTAGCAAAAGCAGGGTTATACATCAAAAAATACGAAGATCTAGACTCAGATATCAAGCTTAGGGCTGATGAGTACTTTTTCTCAAATATTTTGCCAGTTATCGTTCCTATCGCAGTCGATGCGACCCATCCTTTTCCACATCTAAACAACCTTAGTTTTGGACTTGCAGTGAAACTTTGCGATGACGCTCATCCTGAGATAATAAAATTTGGAATGATACGTATCAGCCGTGTGCTTCCTAGATTTTACAACGCCGGAGATGGCATATATGTACCTATAGAAAGCATAGTTCATCGTCACGCAGAAGAGATATTTCCAGGATACAAACTACTTGCAAGTTGCGCATTTAGGGTAACTAGGAACGCCGATATGGTGATCGAAGAAGAAGAAGCGGACGATTTTATGATGATACTAGAACAAGGCTTAAAACTCCGCAGAAAAGGCGCTTTTGTTCGTTTACAAATCGAAAAAGATCCAGATCCAGAGATACTTGAGTTTTTAAATTTGCATATGAAAATATTTTATAAAGATATATATGAATATAGCATTCCTCTAACCCTTGGAGCTTTGTGGCAGATCATCGGCGATAAAGAGTTTTCAAATTTACTCTTACCTCAATATACGCCAAAGACACTTCCTCCATTTGGACAAAATGTTTCGATGTTTGATGCTATAGATAAAGAAGACGTTTTACTTTTTCATCCGTATGAAAGCTTTGATCCAGTAACTCAGTTTATCAAAGAAGCAGCAAAAGATCCAAAAGTAATATCTATACGTATGACGCTTTATAGAGTTGAGAAAAACTCAAGCATCATTCAAGCTCTCATAGACGCTGCAAGTGATGGCAAACAAGTGACCGTGATGGTAGAGCTAAAAGCTAGATTTGATGAAGAAAACAATCTTCACTGGGCAAAAGCGCTTGAAAACGCAGGAGCACACGTGATATATGGTATTACAGGATTTAAAGTTCACGCAAAAGTTTCTCAAGTCATACGCCAAATAGGCGACAAACTCAAATTTTATATGCATCTTGGTACTGGAAACTACAACGGAAGTAGCGCAAAGATCTACACAGACGTGAGCTACTTTACTAGTAGAGAAGACTTTGCAAAAGATACTACTACTTTTTTTCACATACTATCTGGATTTAGCAAAAACAGACGTCTAAACTCACTTTCTATGTCTCCTATGCAGATAAAAGAACGTGTTATAGATATGATAAAGAATGAAGCAAAAATGGGTGGCGAGGGCAAGATCATCGCCAAAATGAATGCTTTAGTCGATAGCGACGTCATAAAAGAGCTTTACAATGCAAGTAAAGCAGGGGTTCAGATAGATCTTATCATAAGAGGAATTTGTTGTCTTAGACCTGGTGTAGCTGGCATAAGTGAAAATATCCGCGTTCGCTCTATCATAGGAAAATACCTTGAGCATGCCAGAATATTTTATTTTAAGCATGCAAGTCCTAAATTTTATATATCCAGCGCGGACTGGATGCCACGAAATCTAGAGCGCAGACTTGAGCTTATGACTCCTATATACGAGCCTATGCTTCAAGATAAACTAAATGAAATTTTACGTTTACAACTTAGTGATAACGAGCTTGCTTACGAGCTTGGAAGCGATGGAGAATACACAAGTGTCATAAAAAAAGATAATGAAAAAGAGCTAAATAATCACGAATTTTTTGAGAATCATCTAAATAGAGTCTTTAAAACGCTTAAAAAAGATAGCGATCAAGATAAAGCTCAAATTTTAGCTTCAAAACTATTTAAAGAAAGCTAG
- the metE gene encoding 5-methyltetrahydropteroyltriglutamate--homocysteine S-methyltransferase, whose protein sequence is MSKSFITGFPRIGEQRELKFALESFWAGKSDFSEVERVAKELKARHWKYQKDAHIDFISANDFSYYDLMLDNIITFGAIPPRFDGLSGTELYFSMARGNKTSVAMEMTKWFNTNYHYIVPELSKETKFSLNPTKILNEYKEAKAEGITPKINLIGPITFLALSKTTDGSCALCHLDALVEQYAKLLVEISKLDNEIVVQIDEPIFVTDKAEKLKDKIAPVYDKLCAEDNVKIIFMTYFEHANEAVKEIVKTKVWGVGLDFVHTSCQKASLEILKNSDKVLFAGLIDGRNVWVSDLDAKLELINKIKEYIPSERLNIGTSCSLLHVPYTLKYEEKLSIKEWLSFALEKLTEVNLLKKLANGEHFCEVGEGLLAKNRSAIASRKTSELVNDKAVQERVKNLSKFERDTPYEERIKVQKAKFNLPELPTTTIGSFPQTPELRQVRNAYKKSLISQEAYEKDIKKYIDECIAFQEECGLDVLVHGEPERNDMVEYFGEQLKGYAFSTNGWVQSYGSRCVKPPLLFGDVSRPKAMTVNWISYAQSKTSKIMKGMLTGPVTILNWSFVRDDKPRSEIAKELALCIYDEIDDLQNAGIKIIQVDEAAFKEGYPLRRENVSAYEKFAVDCFKLSVCSAGVQTQIHTHMCYSEFNDIIKTIEAMDADVISIETARSGNELLKIFKSVGYKQEVGPGVYDIHSPRVPSVEEIATQIHALLEVLPKSQLWINPDCGLKTRKWEEVKPSLKNMTAAVKIVRLS, encoded by the coding sequence ATGTCAAAAAGTTTTATAACAGGATTTCCTAGGATAGGTGAACAAAGAGAGCTTAAATTTGCGCTTGAGAGTTTTTGGGCTGGTAAGAGTGATTTTAGTGAAGTTGAACGCGTAGCAAAAGAACTAAAAGCGAGACACTGGAAGTATCAAAAAGACGCACATATAGATTTTATAAGTGCAAACGACTTTTCTTATTATGATTTGATGCTTGATAATATTATAACTTTTGGAGCGATCCCGCCGAGATTTGACGGGCTTAGTGGAACAGAGCTATACTTTTCAATGGCAAGAGGAAACAAAACAAGCGTAGCTATGGAGATGACAAAATGGTTTAATACAAACTACCATTATATTGTTCCAGAACTTAGCAAAGAGACTAAATTTAGTCTAAATCCTACAAAAATATTAAATGAATATAAAGAAGCAAAAGCTGAAGGCATCACTCCAAAGATAAATTTGATAGGACCTATAACGTTTTTAGCGCTTAGTAAAACAACTGATGGAAGCTGCGCACTTTGTCATTTAGACGCCCTAGTAGAGCAGTATGCTAAGCTTTTAGTTGAAATTTCTAAGCTTGATAATGAAATCGTAGTTCAGATAGACGAGCCTATCTTTGTCACTGATAAAGCTGAAAAACTAAAAGATAAAATAGCCCCTGTTTATGACAAGCTATGCGCCGAAGATAATGTTAAAATTATATTTATGACGTATTTTGAGCATGCAAACGAAGCCGTAAAAGAGATCGTAAAAACTAAAGTTTGGGGCGTTGGACTTGATTTTGTACATACAAGCTGCCAAAAAGCTTCTTTAGAAATCCTAAAAAATAGCGATAAAGTTCTATTTGCTGGACTTATAGATGGTAGAAACGTTTGGGTAAGCGATCTTGATGCTAAACTTGAGCTAATAAATAAGATCAAAGAGTATATCCCAAGCGAACGCCTAAATATAGGTACTTCTTGCTCACTTTTACACGTCCCATATACTCTAAAATACGAAGAAAAACTAAGCATAAAAGAGTGGCTTAGCTTTGCGTTAGAAAAACTAACAGAAGTAAATTTACTAAAAAAATTAGCAAACGGTGAGCATTTTTGTGAAGTAGGTGAGGGCTTGCTTGCTAAAAATAGATCGGCTATCGCTTCAAGAAAGACTTCTGAATTAGTAAACGATAAAGCTGTTCAAGAAAGAGTAAAAAACCTATCTAAATTTGAAAGAGATACTCCTTATGAAGAGCGTATAAAGGTTCAAAAAGCTAAATTTAATCTTCCAGAGCTTCCAACTACAACTATAGGTAGTTTCCCGCAGACTCCAGAGCTTCGTCAAGTAAGAAATGCTTATAAGAAATCACTAATCTCACAAGAAGCTTATGAAAAAGATATCAAAAAATACATCGACGAGTGCATAGCTTTTCAAGAAGAGTGCGGCTTAGACGTGTTAGTCCATGGCGAACCTGAGCGTAATGATATGGTTGAATACTTTGGAGAGCAACTAAAAGGATATGCATTTAGTACTAATGGCTGGGTACAAAGCTATGGTAGTAGATGTGTTAAACCACCACTCCTTTTTGGTGATGTTAGTCGTCCAAAAGCTATGACCGTAAACTGGATAAGCTACGCTCAAAGCAAAACAAGCAAGATCATGAAAGGTATGCTAACTGGACCTGTAACTATCCTAAACTGGAGCTTTGTAAGAGATGATAAACCAAGAAGCGAGATAGCAAAAGAGCTTGCGCTTTGTATTTACGATGAGATAGACGATCTTCAAAATGCAGGTATCAAAATCATACAAGTAGATGAAGCTGCGTTTAAAGAGGGTTATCCGCTTAGACGTGAAAACGTATCTGCTTATGAAAAATTTGCAGTAGATTGCTTTAAACTAAGCGTTTGCTCAGCAGGAGTGCAGACTCAAATTCACACGCATATGTGTTATTCTGAGTTTAATGACATCATAAAGACCATTGAAGCGATGGATGCCGATGTTATCAGTATAGAAACTGCTAGAAGCGGAAATGAGCTACTAAAAATCTTTAAATCAGTTGGCTATAAACAAGAAGTAGGACCTGGAGTTTATGATATCCATAGTCCAAGAGTTCCTAGCGTAGAAGAGATAGCTACTCAAATTCACGCTTTACTAGAAGTTCTTCCAAAAAGCCAACTTTGGATAAATCCAGATTGTGGTCTAAAAACAAGAAAATGGGAAGAGGTTAAACCTAGCCTTAAAAATATGACCGCAGCCGTTAAAATCGTTCGTCTAAGCTAA
- a CDS encoding methylenetetrahydrofolate reductase: MLKDKIKENKPGILLYGITPPKINLSKDEAYQIAKKQLERLENTGIDGLVIYDLQDESARNDEKRTFEFCGTIKPEIYHKEFLKLSYPAVIYKAVGNYTKEEFANFLNTSNNDMLSVFVGASSKNDLLKFNLNEAYKLKKEQGGNVTVGGICIPERHEKKGDEDLRVASKIIKGCEFFITQAVYNIENAKRFLDDYANLGIKKVPIIFTFTPCGSPKTLEFMRWLGISVSKQFEDRLFESDDPLSASVGLSLDMFEFLYKYGRAKGVSVGANVESISTRKVEIEASINLLCGIKNIIQNEKECNLEELIQSASKFYE, translated from the coding sequence ATGCTAAAAGATAAGATCAAAGAAAACAAACCGGGCATTTTGCTTTACGGTATCACTCCGCCAAAAATAAATTTAAGTAAAGATGAAGCTTATCAAATAGCCAAAAAACAACTAGAAAGACTAGAAAACACCGGCATAGATGGACTTGTGATATATGACTTGCAAGATGAAAGTGCGCGAAATGACGAGAAGCGTACATTTGAGTTTTGCGGAACTATCAAGCCCGAGATCTACCATAAAGAGTTTTTAAAACTATCATATCCAGCAGTCATCTATAAAGCTGTAGGAAACTACACCAAAGAAGAATTTGCTAACTTTTTAAATACTTCTAATAATGATATGTTATCCGTTTTTGTAGGAGCAAGCTCAAAGAATGACTTGCTTAAATTTAATCTAAATGAAGCCTATAAACTCAAAAAAGAGCAGGGTGGAAACGTAACAGTAGGTGGGATCTGTATACCTGAAAGACATGAAAAAAAAGGCGATGAAGATCTAAGAGTGGCTTCAAAAATCATCAAAGGATGTGAATTTTTTATCACACAAGCGGTTTATAACATAGAAAATGCAAAGCGGTTTTTAGACGACTATGCAAATTTAGGAATAAAAAAAGTACCTATAATATTTACATTTACGCCTTGCGGTAGCCCTAAAACGCTTGAATTTATGAGATGGCTTGGTATTTCAGTGTCTAAACAGTTTGAAGATAGACTGTTTGAAAGCGACGATCCACTTAGTGCTTCTGTTGGACTAAGCCTTGATATGTTTGAGTTTTTATATAAATATGGACGTGCAAAAGGTGTAAGCGTTGGGGCTAATGTCGAGAGCATATCCACAAGAAAAGTAGAAATAGAAGCTTCTATAAATCTACTTTGCGGTATAAAAAATATCATACAAAATGAAAAAGAGTGCAATCTAGAAGAACTCATACAAAGCGCATCTAAATTTTACGAATAA
- a CDS encoding SixA phosphatase family protein gives MKNETTKNGMCVKTSQKSLKADVCINTSKAVTTEQSISPFKASEAGVKTIYFIRHSKAKKEGSSDFDRDLSEKGKQNAEFMGKRLKKYKVLPDMIFASPAKRAIKSANLLARETKFKKDIIQVKDLYNASLENMLEFINSIDDKYNAIFIVGHNPSITQISELLSDSDIGNIPTGGIFCIKFDCCSFKDLKAHHGHALFFDYPKKHL, from the coding sequence GTGAAAAATGAAACTACAAAAAACGGTATGTGCGTAAAAACAAGCCAAAAGTCTTTAAAGGCTGATGTTTGTATAAATACCAGCAAAGCAGTCACAACAGAACAGTCTATAAGCCCTTTTAAAGCAAGTGAAGCTGGTGTTAAAACTATATATTTTATAAGACATTCAAAGGCTAAAAAAGAAGGAAGCAGTGATTTTGATAGAGACCTATCTGAAAAAGGCAAACAAAATGCCGAATTTATGGGTAAAAGATTAAAAAAATATAAAGTACTTCCAGATATGATATTTGCCTCTCCTGCAAAACGTGCCATAAAAAGTGCAAATTTACTAGCGCGTGAGACTAAATTTAAAAAAGATATAATCCAAGTCAAAGATCTATATAATGCAAGTTTGGAAAATATGCTTGAGTTCATAAACTCTATTGATGATAAATATAATGCTATTTTTATTGTAGGTCACAATCCTAGTATAACACAAATCTCAGAGCTTTTAAGTGATTCTGATATCGGAAATATACCTACTGGCGGAATCTTTTGTATAAAATTTGATTGTTGTAGTTTTAAAGATCTAAAAGCACATCATGGACATGCTCTATTTTTTGACTATCCTAAAAAGCATCTTTGA
- a CDS encoding ferritin-like domain-containing protein, with product MNFFEDIWKIQNDGNLESKFSGFERIFADFNSGFYDLNSVSKPNPLVAPSYALNCAVYEMKELKNHKNENKNAAFLHSIAHIEYSAIDIALDACYRFRELPKEYYFDWLEVANDEIKHFKMINELLEKSGSKYGDFGVHNGLFIAMQKTQNSLIDRMAVLPRYMEANGLDANLFMMSKLGADSKKRYLLEVLKVIHAEEIDHVKKGDKWFKFASAKCGIDPNSWIDIVLKHYPNAFSTKRVLDKKHRLLAGFSESEITKISYLQKDK from the coding sequence ATGAACTTTTTTGAAGATATTTGGAAAATTCAAAATGATGGAAATTTAGAAAGCAAATTTAGTGGATTTGAACGTATATTTGCAGATTTTAACTCTGGTTTTTACGATCTAAACTCAGTATCTAAGCCAAATCCTTTAGTAGCTCCAAGTTACGCACTAAACTGCGCCGTATATGAGATGAAAGAGTTAAAAAATCATAAAAACGAAAACAAAAATGCAGCTTTTTTACACTCTATAGCACATATCGAGTACAGCGCGATAGATATAGCTCTTGATGCTTGCTATAGATTTAGAGAGCTTCCAAAAGAGTATTATTTTGACTGGTTAGAAGTAGCAAATGACGAGATAAAACATTTTAAGATGATAAATGAGCTTCTAGAAAAGTCAGGATCTAAATATGGTGATTTTGGCGTACATAATGGGCTTTTTATAGCGATGCAAAAAACGCAAAACTCGCTCATAGATAGAATGGCGGTTTTACCAAGATATATGGAAGCAAACGGGCTGGACGCAAATTTATTTATGATGAGCAAGCTTGGAGCGGATTCTAAAAAAAGATATCTTTTGGAGGTTTTAAAAGTGATACATGCCGAAGAGATAGATCACGTCAAAAAAGGTGATAAGTGGTTTAAATTTGCATCTGCAAAGTGCGGTATAGATCCAAATTCATGGATAGATATAGTTTTAAAACATTATCCAAACGCATTTAGCACCAAAAGAGTTCTAGATAAAAAACATAGGCTTCTTGCCGGTTTTAGTGAGTCTGAAATCACAAAAATTTCGTATCTACAAAAGGATAAATAG
- a CDS encoding rhomboid family intramembrane serine protease: protein MLTTPVLIAINCVVYFLEYYVYNNDVFGMYFGLNELFFLGAYWQLLTTMFLHGSLMHLLMNMAVLYQFGTILERYLGSFKFMLLYIGGGIVTSLLSLSYLAFANVNLVGASGAICVLLGFMANLDRYNRKGLFIAVILMSFAPLLLGVNIAWYAHIFGFGIGYLFGFLKVFR, encoded by the coding sequence TTGCTTACGACTCCAGTGCTCATAGCTATAAACTGTGTAGTGTATTTTTTAGAATATTACGTTTATAATAACGACGTATTTGGTATGTATTTTGGGCTAAATGAACTGTTTTTTTTGGGTGCTTACTGGCAGCTTTTGACTACTATGTTTTTGCACGGATCGCTTATGCATCTACTTATGAATATGGCTGTACTTTATCAGTTCGGTACGATTTTAGAAAGATATCTTGGTAGTTTTAAATTTATGCTACTTTATATAGGCGGCGGTATCGTTACTAGCTTGCTTAGCCTTAGTTATCTTGCTTTTGCAAACGTAAATTTAGTGGGTGCAAGCGGTGCGATATGCGTTCTTTTGGGTTTTATGGCAAACTTAGATAGATACAATAGAAAAGGACTCTTCATCGCAGTGATTTTGATGAGTTTCGCTCCGCTTTTACTAGGTGTAAATATAGCTTGGTATGCGCATATATTTGGATTTGGTATAGGCTATCTGTTTGGATTTTTAAAGGTTTTTAGATGA
- a CDS encoding CHAP domain-containing protein, whose protein sequence is MWFKGVLTISALLLILSGCSTKSIDPYGEQNSYDNIGSKYQKNDTTSGYNFNYSQAADEFYNINLSKYLNKKLGNDCSGFVSLVNEDSKSLYFDENIVNNFYDKNGRKSQAIFNLYKSQNKISYTDPKPGDLVFFNNTTSRTNKSKNKAITHLGIIDKVESNGTITFVHNINGKNIKSVMNLKHKNTHKLNGKKINAYIILKCQTPACLISNKFAGFGKVDKFVQID, encoded by the coding sequence ATGTGGTTTAAAGGAGTTTTAACCATATCTGCTTTGTTACTTATCTTAAGTGGTTGTTCTACAAAAAGCATAGATCCATATGGGGAACAAAACAGCTACGATAATATAGGCTCAAAATATCAAAAAAACGACACTACAAGCGGATATAATTTTAATTATAGTCAAGCCGCTGATGAGTTTTACAATATAAATTTAAGCAAATATCTTAATAAAAAACTAGGAAATGATTGCTCTGGTTTTGTATCTTTAGTCAATGAAGATAGCAAATCTTTGTATTTTGATGAGAATATAGTAAATAATTTTTATGATAAAAATGGTAGAAAATCACAAGCCATTTTCAATCTTTATAAATCACAAAATAAAATTTCATACACAGATCCAAAACCGGGAGATTTAGTATTTTTCAACAATACTACTTCTAGGACTAATAAATCAAAAAATAAAGCCATAACACATCTTGGCATTATAGATAAAGTAGAATCAAACGGCACCATAACTTTTGTACATAATATAAATGGTAAAAATATAAAAAGCGTTATGAATTTAAAGCACAAAAATACACATAAGCTAAATGGTAAAAAAATCAATGCGTACATCATACTAAAATGTCAAACCCCAGCTTGCCTTATCTCGAATAAATTCGCCGGATTTGGTAAAGTGGATAAATTCGTTCAAATAGACTAA